The window GCGCGGTCGGCTACGTAGCGGCGGACGATAAATTTTTCCCCAGCGAACAGAGCGAACCGGTGGCGGCGGTCGGACTCTATTGGAATTTCTACGACAGCGGCGAGATGCACGCCAAGACGACGGAGGCCAAAGCTAAGGCCAAAGAACTGCTGTTCATGCTCGACGACATGAAAAATACCATCCGCATGGAGGTTACGCAGGCCGAACTCAACCTGAAATCGGCGGAGAGCCGCCTCGTTGTCGCCACCAGGCAGTCAAACGAGGCGCGCGAGGACTACCGGATCGCCACACGCCGCTACACCGAGAGCGTCGGCACCAACCTCGACACCCTCGACGCACGCCTCGCGCTGACAAACAGCCTCACGGAGCTGGCCACCGCGATGTACGACATCAAATCCGCCGAGGCCGACCTGCGCTACGCGATAGGCGAATAAAAAGAGACATACGGTAAAGGATCAATAAATCAACGCGCCCCCAATTCGCCACACCAGCCCTCGGGCAGGAGTGACGGATTGGGGGCGCGCTTTTTGTACGTTGAAATGATACCCATAGAGACTCCGTACTCCAAAGTGACGGCGGCTACTCTTGCTATCCGTCTGTGATTGATTTTGATGGTTTTGTTCTAAACGGCAGCTGTAAAAACCGATACAATGTACGGTTCAGATTTGTTACGGCTGCTGCCGTTTCTGTTGGTTTTGCTTTCTTACCGCCGGGATCACCTCTACGGAGAGGACTCCCGCGAGGATGAGCGCCGAGGCGATGAAGATGCGCCAGGTCATCGGTTCGCCGATAAAGATCACGCCGATGGCGCTGCCGAAGATGCCTGAGGTGGAGAGCAGGATCGCGACGTGCGTGGAGGTGGTGTATTTCTGCGCGGTGGTCTGGAGGACGAGGGTCAGCGCGAAGCCGATGGTGCCAGCGTAGACGATCGCCGCCCACGCCGCGCCGCTGAGATGCGCCGGTATCGGTTCAAAGGCGAGGGCCGCGGCCACGGCGAGGATCATGCCGCCGAAGGCCTGCCAGCAGGCGAGGCCGCAGGGATCGGCGCCGTCGACAAATTTCTGCACAAGCAGGATGTAGGCGGTGACGAAGAGCATCGCGCCCGCGGACAGCAGGTCGCCGATGTTTACCGAGAGGTTTCCGTCAAGGACGAGTCCCGCCATGCCCGCGGTGCAGAGGGCGACGGCGGTGACGACGTGCCAGCCGGGAAATTTTCTCGTGAAGAGCCATACGGAGAGCGGCACGAAGACGACGGACATGGAGATGATGAACGACTGGTTGCCGGCGGTGGTGTAGAGCAGGCCCACCGCCCCCGCGAGGTAGGCGCAGATAAAGACCATGCCGGTGAAGGTACCCGCGGCCTTCGCGCGGCGCTCCATCGCCATCGCCCTTTTGCCGAATATGAGCATGACGGCGCCCCAGGCGATGATGAAACGCAGCGCGCAGAACCAGAAGGGGGTTATCCCGTCCAGAGCGTCTCGGATGACGACGTTCGTCGCCCCCCATATCAGGGCTACGAGGAGGACGGCGAGGTCTCCGATTATCATTTGTCTGCGCTTCGCTTCCATGGCAATAAAACCTCTTTTTCCGCGGTATATTTTTTACGAACATCGTTATATTATATCATTTAGTAAAATAACGGTAAAAAGATAGAATAATTTTCTCTAGTGGTTTCTCTTCGCCTGCGTTCTTTACAGATTTATTTTTTGTCTCCGGCTTATAATCGAGACGCCCGGCTGACTGTTAGCGTTCCGCCCCTGCGGCTGTATTTCGTGGGAGAGATTTTTTTGTTTTTTGTTCAGCCGGCGTTTTGCAGCTTCACCGAAAGGGGCCGATGATGGAGAATACTGGAAATAACGCGAAGAGGTTATGGAAACGGATTTTGTGGGTACCGACCCTGATCACGTTCGCTGCCTGCGCCAGTATCGCGGCCTTCAGCGTAAGCACGGTGCGGGCGGCAGATTTCTGTGCTGCTTTTGAGCAGGGATGCCGCGCCTGCTCGCTCCGCGCACACGTCTCCGTCAGCGTAGGGATCGCCGTCACCGTCGGCTGGCAGAAGAGCTTTGACGAGCTGTACCGCGAGGCCGACGCCGCGCTTTACCGCGTTAAAGCGGAGGGAAAGAACGACTACCACATTTATAACGACGGTGTAGCGTAAGCCGGGCTGCAGCGCTGGTCACGCAGCCGGTGTTTTTGGAAACTTTTCACGTTATTTATTTTTAAGGATGGTTACTTCATGATAATTTTAAGAACTATGGTGATATAAAAATTAATATACCTTTTTTAATAATTGACCTTATCCCGTAGCTGCTCATATAGCTAACGCGCCGCCACTTTTGCTTCTCCATTTTTAACTGAGATATTTCGCAGTCAGCGCCGTCCGCCGGCAGTGGCATTTACGGCGGTATTTCATACGCCTGCCATGAGTGATTATTTGGATATTTACAATTTTGAATTGAAAAGAGTATAATTATAAAATATTCTGTAATAATTAATGAACTTTAATGGTCATAAATGTAAATTAAGGTTATAAAAACCTGATAAAGCCATACCCTCTGACATTATCCGGCCTGTCATCAATTGGAAGGAGATATTTATGGTAAATTTGAAAAAATACGCGGCAAGGGATATTTGCCGTATTATCGGCGTCCCCTCCGTCATTGCGCTGGCGGCCTTTGTCAGTATGCTTATATTCAGCGTCGAAGTTACGCACCAGACTGAGGAAAATACGTTTTCCATGCTGATGGATTCCGCGAAGCAGCAGGTCATGCTATTCGACGTGTCGATAGAGGGGCAGGTCAACATGCTTTCGACTCTTGCCGACAGTATCGCCAAGCCGGTGGGTGAGGGGCGTGATCTCAGGGAATTTATACCGCGGCTGGAGGTGATGAAATATTCCTCCAACTTTACAAATGTGGGGATCACGGGCAAGGACGGAGAGGGATATATCTCAAGCGGCCATCATATCGATATTGCGGACAGAGGTTATTTTCAGAAGAGTATGCTCTTTCAGACCGTCGTCGAGAAGGTAAAATTAGGCAAGGTCATTAAAACGCCAATTTTTATCATATCGGTGCCGATAGTAGATAATGACCGCGTGGTGGGTATTCTTTTCGGAAGCTATGATTTTTCCCAGTTCAAGTCGATTGCGAAGATAGATGCCTTTAAGGGCAGCAGCTATTGTTTTATCGTCGACAGCGACGGCGATATCGTGATCGGCACGGATAAGCGTCATTTCTTTACGGACGGCAAGTTAGCGGAGGAGTCGCTGTATAGCGTTAATTTTCTGGATGAACTGAAGAACGGCACTATCGACAGAAGAGATTCTTTTGATAAGTTCATGAATAATTTTAAATCTGAAAGAGGCGGGATGTTCGGTTACTCTTTCGGCGGGAGCAGACGTTATGCCGTTTATCAGCCGCTTGGTATCAACGGCTGGGTCCTGTTCAATATGATAGACGCCTCTTCGGTCGACGCGCGGAAGAATAAGATACTGTATTCCGCCTTCGTCGTCATCGGGATCGTCGCCCTCTGTTCGCTGTTTTTAGTCTTCTGTATATACAGACTGAACGCCGAGAAGAACAGAGAGCTTCGTGAGAGCGAGGAGCTCTATCGCGTCGTTGAAAATTTTACCAATATGGTGATTTTTGACATGAGTATAAAGAACGACACGATCAGATATAACGAAAATTTTGAGGAGATGTTCGGTTATAAGCCGAGGTTCTTTAAGTTCTCCGAACTTGTGGAAAATTATGCTGCTATAGTATACGAGGATGATCTGCCGATGATCGACAAGATGCTGAACGCCATCCCCGTCGCCGAGTGCGGCTCGGTGGAATTTCGCTGTATCTCTCCCTTCGGTTATTGTATTTGGATGAGGATCGAGTATAACAAGCTGCACGGCGAGGACGGACAGGTCCAGCGCATCGTCGGACGGCTGACGAATATCGACGACGAGAAGAAGAAGTTTCAGAGGCTGCGTTTGGCGGCGGAGCGCGATTCTCTTACGGGGCTGCTGAACCGCAAGACGGCGGAGGGACAGATAAGGGCCGCCCTTGCGGGAGGTGGCGGCGGGCTGCATGCCCTTTTCATCATCGATGTGGATGATTTCAAGTCGATCAACGACGGCTTTGGGCATATTGAGGGAGACCGGGTGCTCATGGTGATCGCGAAGGCGATGGAGGAATTTTTCCGCGGCTCCGATATTATCGGGAGGCTCGGCGGCGATGAATTTGTTGTGTTGTTGAAGGATATTCCCTCGATCGATGTCTTGAAGACGCGGGCCGCGGGCTTACGCGCCCTTTTTTCAAAGATAGGCGGCTCCTGTTCACTTCCTGGGCATATCTCCGCGAGCTTCGGCGTCTCAGTCGCCTCCGGCGGCCGGAAGAGTTTTGAGGAGCTTTATCGGGAGGCTGACGAGGCGCTGTACAGGGCCAAGGCCGAGGGGAAAAACGGTTATCATATTTACGGCGGTTAAAGCCCGGATGCCGGTTTGGTCATGTTTGCAGATAAGAGGAAGAGAACTTATAATTTAGCCCATGTATGAATCAGTGAAGTTTGACGGAGGGATTTTTATGGGCAATTGTATCACCAGAGAGGCGGCCCTTGAGCTGCTTAGAAAATATAACAAAGAGGAGTTCCATCTGCTTCATGCTCTGACGGTGGAGGGCGTGATGCGCTGGTACGCGAACGATCTCGGTTACGGTGATGAGGCCGATTACTGGGCGGCGATAGGGCTGCTTCACGATATAGACTTTGAGCTCTATCCCGATGAGCATTGTAAAAAGGCTCCCGAGCTGCTGGCGGAGGGCGGCGTGGACGAGGCGATGATACGCTCCGTATGCAGCCACGGCTACGGCCTCTGCTCGGACATCAAGCCGGAGCATCTGATGGAAAAGGTATTATTTGCTTCCGACGAACTGACCGGTCTTATCGGAGCGGCAGCACTGATGCGCCCTTCAAAGAGCGTGCAGGATATGGAGCTCAAGAGCCTTAAAAAGAAGTATAAGGACAAGAAGTTCGCCGCCGGCTGTTCTCGCGAGGTGATCGCGCAGGGTGCGGAGATTCTTGGATGGGAGCTGGACACGCTGCTTGAAAAGACGCTTGAGGCGATGCGCTCCTGCGAAGCGGGCGTCGCCGCCGAGCTGGAAAGTATAAAATAGTTGAACGGCAAAAGGGCGCTGATCGCGATGAGCGGCGGAGTTGACAGCTCCGTCGCCGCCTTTTTGACGAAGGAGGAGGGCTTCGACTGCGCCGGCGCGACGATGAAGCTCTTCTCGAACGAGGATATCGGCGTCGAGGGCGAGAGCCGCTGCTGCTCTCTTGACGATGTGGAGGATGCGCGCAGCGTCGCTAACCGGCTCGGTATCCCCTTCTTCGTCTTTAACTTTTCCGATAATTTCCGCCGCGAGGTGATAGAGCGCTTTATCGCCGCCTATAAGAGCGGCGCGACGCCCAATCCCTGCATCGACTGCAACCGTTTTCTGAAGTTTGACAAATTTTTCTCCCGCGCGAAGGAGCTTGATATCGGTCACATCGTGACCGGGCACTACGCCGCCGTCTATTATGACACGGCCTCGCGGCGCTGGGGGCTGAAAAAGGGGACGGACGAGAGCAAGGATCAGAGCTATGTCCTCTATTCGCTGACGCAGGAGCAGCTCGCGCACACGCTGCTGCCGCTCGGCGGCATGTCGAAGACCGAGGTGCGGGAGATCGCGCGGGATAACGGCTTTATCAACGCGAAGAAGCGGGAGAGCCAGGATATCTGCTTCGTCCCCGACGGCGATTACGCCGCCTTTATCGAACGCTATACGGGGGAGCCGAACCGCCCCGGCAATTTCGTCGACGGCGAGGGGCGGGTACTAGGCCGCCACCGCGGCTTTGTCCGCTATACGATCGGCCAGCGGCGCGGCCTTGGACTCTCGCTGCGCGAACCCCTCTATGTCTGCGCGAAACGCGCGGCGGACAACACGGTGATATTGGGCCGCGGCGAGGAGCTTTTCTCGAAGAGCCTCACCGCCTCGGGGATAAACCTCATCGCCTGTGAGAGGATATCGTCTCCGCTCCGTCTGCGGGCGAAGGTCCGCTATAAGCAGCGCGAGCAGTGGGCGACGGTGGAACAGACGGCGGAGGACCGTCTCCGCGTCGACTTCGACGAGCCGCAGCGCGCGGTGACCCCTGGGCAGGCGGTGGTGTTCTACGATGGCAGCTGCGTGGTCGGCGGCGGCACGATAGAGTAAATTTATGGACGCGGCTGGCGGCGGGTTACTAAACCTGCGTGTTTTTACCGTCTGAATCCGCCGGACGCCGGTGGTCAATATAATCCAGAAAACGCCTCACAGCCAGCGGCACGCTCCCCTTGTCCCGAAAAGCCAGCCCAATCTCACGGTAGGCCTGCACCTCCAATTTTTTTGTAATTATGCGGTATGGGATGCGCTGCAAGATGAGCTGTGGCAGGATGCTGATGCCGAGTCCGCTCTCCACCATCGACATTATGGCGTAATCGTCCCAGGTGGTGAAACGGACTTTAGGCGAGATGCCGCAGCGTTCAAATATCTCCGAAACTTCGGCCTTCGCCCCCTTTTCCAACAGCATGAAAGGATAGTCGCAGAGCGCCGCGACGGGAAAGTATCCGACGCCCGCTAGGGGATGGTCCTCCGGCATAACTACGAGGAGATGATCCCGTTCAAGAAAGATCGTCTCAAATTCCGGAAGAGTGGGAAGGCGGATGAATCCGAAGTCGACGCGCCCCTCCGCGATCCAGCGTTCAATTTCCGTGTAGTCTCCCAACAACAGCTCGTAATCTATATTGGGATAGTCCTTCTGGAATTCTTTGATGATATTCGGCAGCCAGTGCGTAGCTACGCTTGAGAAGGTGCCGATGCGGATGAGGCCTGACTGCAGGCCGTTCAGCTCTTCGACCTGAGCCTGCAGCCGCCTGCATTCACGGCAGACGTTTTGGGCTAACGGCAGCAGTTTCAGCCCGTCGGAGGTCAGCCGTACGCCTGAGCGCCCGCGTTCTAGCAGAGACACGCCCCAGTCACGTTCAAGATCGCCGATCATGCGGCTGATGCCAGGCTGTGAATATTTAAGCATCTCCGCCGCCTTAGT is drawn from Cloacibacillus porcorum and contains these coding sequences:
- a CDS encoding DMT family transporter, with translation MEAKRRQMIIGDLAVLLVALIWGATNVVIRDALDGITPFWFCALRFIIAWGAVMLIFGKRAMAMERRAKAAGTFTGMVFICAYLAGAVGLLYTTAGNQSFIISMSVVFVPLSVWLFTRKFPGWHVVTAVALCTAGMAGLVLDGNLSVNIGDLLSAGAMLFVTAYILLVQKFVDGADPCGLACWQAFGGMILAVAAALAFEPIPAHLSGAAWAAIVYAGTIGFALTLVLQTTAQKYTTSTHVAILLSTSGIFGSAIGVIFIGEPMTWRIFIASALILAGVLSVEVIPAVRKQNQQKRQQP
- a CDS encoding GGDEF domain-containing protein, with protein sequence MMENTGNNAKRLWKRILWVPTLITFAACASIAAFSVSTVRAADFCAAFEQGCRACSLRAHVSVSVGIAVTVGWQKSFDELYREADAALYRVKAEGKNDYHIYNDGVA
- a CDS encoding sensor domain-containing diguanylate cyclase; the encoded protein is MVNLKKYAARDICRIIGVPSVIALAAFVSMLIFSVEVTHQTEENTFSMLMDSAKQQVMLFDVSIEGQVNMLSTLADSIAKPVGEGRDLREFIPRLEVMKYSSNFTNVGITGKDGEGYISSGHHIDIADRGYFQKSMLFQTVVEKVKLGKVIKTPIFIISVPIVDNDRVVGILFGSYDFSQFKSIAKIDAFKGSSYCFIVDSDGDIVIGTDKRHFFTDGKLAEESLYSVNFLDELKNGTIDRRDSFDKFMNNFKSERGGMFGYSFGGSRRYAVYQPLGINGWVLFNMIDASSVDARKNKILYSAFVVIGIVALCSLFLVFCIYRLNAEKNRELRESEELYRVVENFTNMVIFDMSIKNDTIRYNENFEEMFGYKPRFFKFSELVENYAAIVYEDDLPMIDKMLNAIPVAECGSVEFRCISPFGYCIWMRIEYNKLHGEDGQVQRIVGRLTNIDDEKKKFQRLRLAAERDSLTGLLNRKTAEGQIRAALAGGGGGLHALFIIDVDDFKSINDGFGHIEGDRVLMVIAKAMEEFFRGSDIIGRLGGDEFVVLLKDIPSIDVLKTRAAGLRALFSKIGGSCSLPGHISASFGVSVASGGRKSFEELYREADEALYRAKAEGKNGYHIYGG
- a CDS encoding hydrolase; translated protein: MGNCITREAALELLRKYNKEEFHLLHALTVEGVMRWYANDLGYGDEADYWAAIGLLHDIDFELYPDEHCKKAPELLAEGGVDEAMIRSVCSHGYGLCSDIKPEHLMEKVLFASDELTGLIGAAALMRPSKSVQDMELKSLKKKYKDKKFAAGCSREVIAQGAEILGWELDTLLEKTLEAMRSCEAGVAAELESIK
- the mnmA gene encoding tRNA 2-thiouridine(34) synthase MnmA is translated as MNGKRALIAMSGGVDSSVAAFLTKEEGFDCAGATMKLFSNEDIGVEGESRCCSLDDVEDARSVANRLGIPFFVFNFSDNFRREVIERFIAAYKSGATPNPCIDCNRFLKFDKFFSRAKELDIGHIVTGHYAAVYYDTASRRWGLKKGTDESKDQSYVLYSLTQEQLAHTLLPLGGMSKTEVREIARDNGFINAKKRESQDICFVPDGDYAAFIERYTGEPNRPGNFVDGEGRVLGRHRGFVRYTIGQRRGLGLSLREPLYVCAKRAADNTVILGRGEELFSKSLTASGINLIACERISSPLRLRAKVRYKQREQWATVEQTAEDRLRVDFDEPQRAVTPGQAVVFYDGSCVVGGGTIE
- a CDS encoding LysR family transcriptional regulator → MDMNLQKYLAFVITVEYGSFTKAAEMLKYSQPGISRMIGDLERDWGVSLLERGRSGVRLTSDGLKLLPLAQNVCRECRRLQAQVEELNGLQSGLIRIGTFSSVATHWLPNIIKEFQKDYPNIDYELLLGDYTEIERWIAEGRVDFGFIRLPTLPEFETIFLERDHLLVVMPEDHPLAGVGYFPVAALCDYPFMLLEKGAKAEVSEIFERCGISPKVRFTTWDDYAIMSMVESGLGISILPQLILQRIPYRIITKKLEVQAYREIGLAFRDKGSVPLAVRRFLDYIDHRRPADSDGKNTQV